Within the Desulfonatronum thiosulfatophilum genome, the region CGCTAGGCCGCTCTGGCCGCAGTTCCTGGGCTACTGGATGCTTCCACTGGCCGTGGCGGCTTGGTGGATGCGGCCGCGAGCGCTTCGGCCGGGCTTGGTTTTCGCGGCCGTCGGGCTGCTCATGATGCCCGTCTTGTACACCCTGCTCCAGGAACAGCGCCAAGGCATCACCCTGCGCATGCTCGACGTCGGACAAGGACAGGCCGTGCTGCTGGAATTGCCGGGCGGAAAACGCTGGCTGGTGGACGGCGGCGGATTTTGGACCTGGGACTACGACCTGGGACAGGCCGTCATTACGCCGACATTGACCCACGGAAAGCCGCCAAGACTCGACGGCATCGCGCTCAGCCACGCGGATTTCGACCACTACCGAGGCCTGTACTACCCCCTGCGCTATTTCCGGGTCAAAGAGTACGTCTCCCAGGGGCGCGGGCCGACGGGACATGACGGACAACTCCTGGCGGAAATCCTGTCCCGCCAAAATATCCCGGAACGTATCTTGAGAAAGGGGGATTTCATTATCCTGGGGCCGGATATTGGGTTTGAAGTCCTGCATCCGGATGATCGATGGATGAAAGCGGACAAGGACAACGACGCCTCACTTGTCCTGCGGCTGATCTGGAAGGACCGCCCCCTGGCGCTGCTCCCCGGCGACATCGAACTGCCTTCCATCGCGGCCTTGCTGCAAAGTGACGCGGACCTGAGCGCCGAAGTCCTCATCGTCCCCCACCATGGCAGCCGGTCCAGCTTCTCGCCGGAACTATACGCCCGGGTACGCCCCCACTTCGCCCTGGTCAGCACCGGTTTCCTCAACCGCTTCAACCATCCTCATCCGGAAATCGTACGCTCCCTGCTGGACCTGGGTATTCCTCTCTATAATTCTTCGGAACATGGCGCCGTCACCGTCCGCTGGAAAAACACCGCGTCCCCGCCGACCATCCGCTCCGAACGCCTTGGAGTAATCGTTCTTCAACCGTGAACATAATGCGCCACCTGCAGCGCCTGGATCCTTAACGCGCACTATGAGATTTCCGGTTCATCCAGACCGCGGGATGCAAATTTTCTACGCCATCCGCGGACCCATTCCGAATGGTTTTCCGCAAGCCCTTGATCTTCAATGATTTGGCTACGCCATGCGTCGACCCATTCCGATTCACCTTCCGCCGATCCGTGATCTTCACCGTGAAGCTTTCTTTCTTCGGCGTTTCTTTTCAGCTTCGATTCAGCGACAAGCTGTTGCAGCTTTGTCTGTAATTCCTCATCCGTTTCCAAAGGCACGGATTCCTGGGCATAGGTTTCAATAGCCAGAAGATGCTTGCGAATACAAACTTCGCTTTCTGTTTCGCAGGAGCACCCCTGGTCCGCGGAGTGGCTCTCCAGCAGGAGCATTTCATTTAGCAGTTGTTCATACTGCCACTTCAGAGCTGGCGTTATGGTTTCCGTCATAACGTACCTCTTTGGTGCTTTGGTTTATAGATAACAGCCAGACCCGCGAATGCTGACGTTTTACGTGTGATCATTTTTCGGGGCAAGGCGTCTCATGTCGTTATCAACATGGATGCCAAACTTATTCAAAACTAACCACCCGGAAAAACGCAATAATTACAAACAAAAGCGAAACAACGAGACACCAACCCCAAAATAAAAGGAGCAGAAAAAGATTGGATAAGCCGTAACTCCGAAAGTTGAGTTGGCAACTTTCAGTATATTCTAATCGTACATAGGAATGGTCCGGTTTGCCTTGACTTTGAGGTCTCGCAGATTTGACTGAGCCAGGATTCGTTCATCGAACTTTGCCCAACACTTGGAGCATTTTTAACAGCCTGTTAACGACGCTTGCCTGGAGGCGGTCCCCCTCGTCGTTCGTCCGAACGACCCGGAGGATAGCGTTTCGCCACTTCGGAATGGAACTGGAACGGCCGATCCGTATCCATATGCAAGACCACGCTGCCGCCCAGGCTGGCTGGGCTCCCCTGCGGCAACCTGCCCGATGTCCGCCAAACGCCATCGCTCATATAAAAATAAAGACTGCGAGCAGTATCGTAATAGATCTGAAACGAAGGGTAGTAAACATACCTGTGTTTAGCGCGGTAACCATGAGCCGGAGCCCATGGCGGGGGGCCGCCGCCAGGTCCTCTGCCCGTATAGTGCGGCTCGTTTCCGACCGCGACGGAGGTTCCGGCGCAGCCCATCAAGTACAAATTGCCGACGGCCAGGACTAACATCAACAAGATCAACAAGATTCGATTGCTCATTGGGCTCCTTTCAAAAAATCATGTTCGGTAGGCAGCGCGAGAGCGGTGCGGTACATAAAAATATGGTTGGCAAATCGGATACAAGCCTGCTCCTCGGGCTTCTTATCATGGATATCCTCTTTACTCAAACTGCTCCTGTGTCTGTTGAATAACAGTTCAAAACTTTGCTTGTTGTCTTCACGAAGGCTCCTAAAATGATCGGCTCCGGCGGCAACCCTGCCCTTGATGCGGCATGACTCCTCCTGTGTGAGAAAATCATTACCCTGGTCGACTTGAATCTCATTTTTCAATCTTACGTGCGGACATAGACCAGCTTCGTCCCTTGACGTGCACTATGAGATTTCCAGTTCAGCCAGACCTCGAGAAGCAAATTTTTACTCGCCTTCACACAAGACGTAGACCGTAGGACTGGGCGGCTGCTTTGAAATTTTTCATGCTCATGCCAGGTGTGGTCAGGTAGTCGCCGACCATCACTCCGGAAGCGCCGGAGGCGAAAATGTCCTGCAATGCGTTGCCAAAGACTCGCTGCCGGCCTCCGGCAATGCGAATGTGAGCCGTGGGAAGGGCAAAACGGAAGAGGGCAATGATGGCCAGTGCCTCCTCGGCGGCGAGTACGGGGTAATGCGCCAGAGGCGTGCCGGCAATGGGGTTCAGGAAGTTCAGGGGCACGGAATGCACGCCGAGTTCCCGCAGACAAAGCGCCAAATCCACCCGGTCCGCCCAGCTCTCGCCCATGCCGAAGATTCCCCCCGAACAGACGCTGCAACCGGCCTCGGTCGCTGCTTGCACCACCTTAGCACGTTGTTTCCAGGAGTGGCTGGTGCAGATTCGCGGATAGAATCCGGCCGAGGTTTCCAGGTTATGATGGATACAGCCGATGCCGGCCTCGCGTAGTTGCTTGAATTCTTCCTGGTTGAGCATTCCCGGGGATACGTCCACGACGATTCCGGCTTGCGTCAACCGCTGCGCTGCATGGCAGACCACGACGATTTCCTTGGGAGACAGGCGTCCGCCGCTGGCAACCAGCCCGAACCGCGAGATGCCCGACGCAAGGGCCTCCTCCCCGCGCCGGACCAATTCATCTTCGGAGAGCAGTGGATGCGGGGTCAGATCCGTGTAGAAACGTGCGGATTGGGCGCAGAAGGCGCAATCTTCACCACAACGCCCGGTCTTTGCGCTGGTGATGGCGCAAACATGAATTTGCCCTGGAAAGGCAGCCTCTTTCAACGCATGAGCCGCTTTCAGAAACCCTGCCTCGAGGCCTGTCCGCACAAACCCCGCTTGCGCCAGTTCATGCAGTTCAACTCGGTACAGGCCCCGCTGTGCGGCCTGCTCGGCCGCGTGCTCGAAAAAAATGTCCGTTCGCATGTTGCGCATGGTATTGCACTGCTCATGTGAGGACAAGCCGCATCTCGATTAATGACCCCGCAGGCTGCAGCAACTCCGCTCCGTATGCCAACAAAAGCGGCACTTGTTGCCCACCATCAACAGCGTCGGCTATTGGTCAAGAATTGTCGATCGAAGTTCATCCAATGCCTGGACGGTTGCCTGAACGATGATTGCAGAAACAGATGCATCTACAAAATCGCCGACTGCGGAAGAGGCACCAGAGGCGTCCACGCCTGCCCTTGACGTCATGTTGCAAAAGCCCATCGCCTGAAGGAACCCCTTTAACCCGCGGCTGCGATGATGTCGCGCAGCAGATAGGTGGAGATGGAGAAATAGATCAGTACGCCGCCGACATCGGCAATGGATGTGACCAGAGGGCGCTGACCGTGGCCGTGTCTATTTTCATTCTGTTGAGCAGAAAGGGCAGCGACATCCCGCCAGGCTGCCGAAGCAGCACGGTACAGACCATGGTCAGAGCCACGACAAGAGCCACTTCCGGACCGGCCCTGACGATGCCGATCAAAGAGACCGTAATGCCCAGGCAGATGCCCAAAACTGCCGCAGAGGCAAAATGCTCTTCAAGAAGATGCCGGGCAGTTGTCAGGATTTTTTATCGGCGAGGCGGTCCATGAGCAGCTTCAGGGCATGCAGAGCGCCCTCGAAGTCCAGGTTGTTCAGGCTGCTCTGCAATGCGCCCACTTGGTCGTCCACGTCGTGACCGGAGAACTGTCCAGCCAGTTCGGCGAACTTTCTGCGGGCCCGGAGGTTGTTGTCCCGGAGCAGGGATTCCAGCTCGGACAAAGAGGTTAACACGTCCTCGCCAACGTTTTGGCCAAGGGCGATGTCGGTCCGGGTCCGGCTCGGTCTTGTCGGTTCCGTAACAGAAAAGCCGGCGACCGCAGCAAGGAGGGCCTGCTCCAGGAACACGGCCAGCTTTTCCAGCAGGTCGGGGAGCTGGTCAAGTTGCCCGTCGCGCAGCGCCGCCTCCACGTTCCCGGCCGCGTCGGCGAGATCAGCGGCTTCCAGGGTGGCGGCCGCGCCTTTCAGGGAGTGGGCATGGATGCGCGCCCCGGCAAAGTCGCCCTGCCGAATCAGGGAATGCAGCCTGGGCATGGATTCGGCATGCTCCTGTCCAAAAGCAGCCAGCAGCCTGCGCAGCAGGTCGCGATTCCCGTTGCAGCGGACCAGAACCCTGGGAATGTCGAAGGGCGGCAGGATGTCGGGCGGAAGGGTCAGGTTGCGCGGTGATTCGGAGCCAGAGCCCGCCCCCTGTCCGCCAGACGGAGAAACTGCCGCCGGCGCTTCAGGTGCACCGCTCATGGGCTGTTCCGTCCGTTCCGGCGCAATCCAGCGCAACAGGGTCTGTTTCAGCTGTTCCGGATCCACGGGCTTGGTCAGATGGTCGTCCATGCCCGCAGCCAAGCTTTTCTCCCGGTCCATGGCCATGGCATGGGCGGTCATGGCAATGATGGGTATTCTGCGCGGCGGGGACGTTGCCTGTTCTCGCTTCCGGATCTCCCGCGTCGCCTCCAGACCGTCCATCTCGGGCATCTGCACGTCCATCAGGATCAGGTCGAAGTGTTCCGCCGCTTCGCGCATCACTCCTTCCCGTCCGTTGACCGCCATTTCCAAGGCCACGCCGGTCGGGGTCAGAAGTTCCCTGACCAGATCGCGGTTCAGGGCGTTGTCCTCCACCAGGAGGATCCGGCGACCGGCCAGGTTCTTGCTGATTTTTGGGGCCGAAGGTTCCGGGAACACCTGATCTCCTGTTCCGGATGTCCGTGACGATCCGGGCTGGAGAATCTGGGCCACGGCGTCGAAGAGCATGGATCTGTTCAGAGGCTTCAAGAGCAGACCGATTCCCATTTCCCTGGTCTGATGCATGATCTCCTCACGGGCGAAGCCCGTGACCAGAATGAATTCCGGAACCTTAGACAAGGATGCCTCGCCCCTGATCCGCCGGATGGCGTCGATGCCGTCCAGGTCCGGCAACCGCCAGTCCATGAGCACGAGGTCATAAGGCTCGCCCTGATCCGATGCATCCCTGATCATGGCCATGCCCTCCTTGCCGTTTTGCGCGACGTCCACGCGGAAGCCGTAATGCTCCAGCATGCTTGCCAGCACTTCCCGGACCTCTTCCATGTCCTCGACCACCAGCAGGCGACTCGCGGCCGTACGGAAGACGGGAGCGTTGCCGAGATCCGGCGACGGCTCGCGGTCCGCGGCCTTTTCCAGCAACAGCGCGAAGCTGAAGACGCTGCCCCGGCCCACCTCGCTTTCCACCTGGATGACTCCTCCCATCATCTGCACCAGTTGCCGGCTGATGACCAAGCCCAGACCGGTGCCGCCGTGCTTGCGGGTGATGGAGGCGTCGCCCTGGGTGAACGCCTGAAACAGCTGGCTGACCTGTTCCCTGCTCATGCCGTTGCCGGTATCCCGGACCGTGAACAGCAGACACGCATGATTGTCGGAAACATGGTTCAGGGAAGAAGCTGTCGACATGTGATCGGGACAGAGCTCGACGGAAACGACCACTTCACCCTGTCTGGTGAACTTGATCGCGTTGTTGACCAGGTTGATCAATACCTGGTTCAGGCGCAGGGCATCGCCCACCAGACGGCGCGGCGTTTCCGGCGCCACGGAAAAAATCAGCCTCAGCTTCTTTTCCTCGGCCTTGAGCCCGACAATGGCGGCCAGGTTGCCGAACACCTCGTCCAGATCAAAAACGGCATGCTCCAGTTCGAGCTTTCCGGCCTCGATCTTGGAAAAGTCCAGAATGTCGTTGATCACGCCGAGCAGGGTCTTGGCGGCGCTGTCGATCCTGGCCAGGTAGTCCTGCTGCCGGGGAGTCATTTCCGTGCGCAGCGCCAAATGGGTCATCCCGATGATCGCGTTCATGGGAGTGCGGATTTCGTGGCTCATGTTGGCCAGGAACTGGCTCTTGGCCTGGGTTGCGGCTTCGGCCTGCTCCTTGGCCTGCTGCAATTCCAGCTCGAATTGGTTTCGCGACAGGGCGTCGCCGAGGATATGCCCCATGATTCGCAGCACCTGGATCTGCTCCGGATCCGGAATGCGTTTGGCGCGGACCGCATCAAACCCGTAGAATCCCCATAGCCGGTCGTTCTTGACAATGGGCAGGCAGAGCATGGACCGCACGTTCTGGCGCACGAGCAGCCGTTTGTCCGGTCCTTCCTGAAGCTGATCCACGTCTCGGACCATCAGCATTTCCCGCTTTGCGGCGGCCTCGGCGAGCAGGGGCAATTCCGCCACCACGGCATCGCGAAACACGGAGTTGATCGCCTCGACGCCCGGAGCGCACCATTCATGGACCTTGAGAATGAGCTGTTCATCCGGCGAGAGCTGAAACAGGAACGTACGGTCCACTTGCAGAAACTCGCCGTACTGCCTGAGCATGGCGTTGATCTTGTCCGCGATGTTCGTGGAGGTGGCGTTGATGAACTCCGAGGAAACCCGGGCGATCAACTTCTGGAGGGCGTTTTTGAATCGGATCTGTTCTTCCAGATGCTTGCGCGGGGTGATGTCCACGTCCGCACCCCGAAAACCCAGAACCTGATCATTCTCGTCGAGCAAAGGCACGCCGTTGGACAATACCCACAGGATGCGCCCGTCCTTGGTCTGAATCCTGCTCTCCATGTTCTCGATGGATTCCTTGAGGGAGATGATCCGCAAGCCCTGGGACTTGCAATGCTCACGATCCGATTCCGGAATGAGATCAAAAAAATGTTTTATGCCCACGAGCTCTTCTGGGTGATAGCCGTAGAACTTTCGGACCAGCGGACTGACGTAGGTAAACAGCCCCTGGGCGTCCACTTCCCAGATCACGGTCCGGCTCTGCTCCGCGAGCTGGTGGAAACGGCGCTCGCTGGCACGCACGGCCTCCTCGATCAGCTTGCGCTCCGTGATGTCCACGGCCACGCCGAGAATCGCCGGCCTGTCCGACTCAGGATGCCGGTAAGGTATTTTGATGGTCTGGAACCATCCCACGGTGCCGTCCTTGCGCAACGACTTTTCCTCGGGAATGAAGAGAGGCCGGCCGCTCTCGATCACGGCGAGATCGGCCTTGCGAAAGAATTCCACCATTTCATCCGAAGGAGAATGGTCGCGATCGGTCTTGCCCACCACGTCTTCCGGGGGCAGACCGAAAACGTCGGCCATGGCCTTGTTGGCCAACAGGAATCGGCCATCGATGTCCTTGGCGAAAATGTAGTTGGGCACAGTGTCGATGACGAGCCGCAAATGGTCACTTTGCTCCTTCAATCGGTGTTCGATCTGCTCCCGGGCCGCGATATCCTCCTTGAGCTGCCGGCTGAGAAGATCGAGCTGCCTGTTGCGACGACGAACCTGGCTGCTCCAATTCAATGCGAAAAAAACAAACAGCGCGATCGCGACGAAGATCTTGAACACGATCTGGTAATTGAACGGTCGTTCCACTATTCCGGTGAAGTTGCCCTGCTCGTCCAGCCGTTCGTAGGGCGGCCATTCCGGATCCACGCACATGCTCACCCGGTCCAGTTCCCGCAGGTAATCCTGTTCGGCGGGGGTCAACTCCAGGGCGGACGCCATGCACGGAAGCAGCAACCACAGCCCGAGTGCGATCCAGGCCCGGATGTTCACGAACATGGCCATCAACCTTACCTGAAAAGAGTGCGCTGCAGATGCGACAAGAAGCTCAGCCGCCTGCTCGCGCTCTGGATTGGGCGCGCAGGACAAATCCGGATCTTGACCCTGCCAATGACCGCTGACCCATGTCGCATGGATCAAGAGACAGCCGCATCCCGTGGACCGGTTTCGCTCTCACCAACTGCCGCAGTCCGGCAATGCACGCTTGGGGTATAACTGATCCGGTTCCTGCCTTGGGTTTTGGCCGCATAGAGTTCCTGGTCGGCGCGCGCGACGATCTGGGATGGGCTCGTTTCGCGCGTGCAGCATGTATCGACGACGCCGAGACTGATCGTGACGTGATCAGCCGTGGGCGAGTGGCCGTGGGGAATGCGCAAATCCTCGACTCCCTTGCGAATTCGTTCGGCTACGGCATACGCCTTGACCGTGTCCGGAAGAATGCAGGTGAACTCCTCCCCGCCGTAGCGGGCCGCCAGATCCGTGGTCCGGTGCAGCGACTCCCGCAGCACGTCGGCCACGGCACGCAGGCAGTCATCTCCGTGCACGTGACCGTACGTGTCGTTGAAGAGCTTGAAATGGTCGATGTCCAGCATGATCAGCCCTAGTTCCGCGCCGGAACGGATATGGCGGGCATGTTCCATGGACAGAACCTCGTCGAATCGACGGCGGTTGGCCAGGCCGGTCAACCCGTCCGTGGAGGCCAACCGGGAGAGCTGGTCCCGGGCGCGCTTCAGCTCGATCTGGTTGCGGACGCGCATCCTGACCACCGGCGGATTGATGGGCTTGGCGATATAATCCATGGCCCCCAGCTCCAGGCCTTTTGCTTCCGCCGCAATGTCTCCCAGTCCGGTGATGAAGATGACGGGAATGTCCATGGTCAGTGGATCGGCCTTCAGCCGAGTGCACACTTCAAATCCGTCCATTCCCGGCAGCAACACGTCCAGCAGGATGACGTCGGGCGCCGAAATCATGGCGACTTCCAGGGCTTTTTCACCATTGACCGCAAACAGCACCTCATGATCCTGATCGAAGATGTCTGCGATCAATTCAATGTTCACGAGTTCATCATCCACCATAAGAATTCTGGCCTGACGCTCCTCAACCATGATGATTCTCCGTTTGGTGCATCTACGGCATACGATGCCCGAATGCCGGTCAATGTGGATGCTGCTTCGTCACCTGTCACTGCTATTAACACTGAAGATGCATAGATGGAACACAAGCAGAGGTCAACAATGCCCACATCGGCATACATTCCCATGCAACCAAGAGAGACCTCAGCTGGTTCAAGAGATACGTGGCTTGTCACCACAGCGACATTATTGTGAGCAGAAAATTCCGCGGAAGATTGACCACTGGGGATTCACGGGCAAAGAAAAACTTGCTTTACAAGATGCATCACTGCCGTGGGCGGTTTATGTTAATCATCCCGGTCGGCTTGTGAATGCAAGTTTGGCTTCTGTATTCTCCAACAAATCAAGAGGTGGCATATTCCCGCCGGTTCATGCCAAGGAGGCAAAAAACTTCATAGGTGATGGTGCCCCACCAGGAGGCCAATTCTTCAGGAGTTATTGCCTGACCGTCCTGCTCCCCGAGCAATACGGCCGCGTCGCCCGGCGCAACCCCGGCGATCTCCGTTACGTCCACGGCGGTAAGCTGCATGCAGACCCGGCCGAGAATTTTGGCCCGTTGACTGCGGATGAGCATCCAGCCTTTGTTGGAAAGGCCGCGGGAGTAATTGTCCGCATATCCCGCGGCGACAATGGCCACGGTTTTGTCCATGTCCGCGACATAGGTTCGGCCGTAGGAAATGGAAGCGCCCTTGGGCAGGGCATGCACGGCCAGAACCGGAGCCTGAACCTGCATGGCCGGACGAAGTTCCCTGCCCAGAGGAGCCAGGTCCGTGCCATGAAAGGGGTTGGCGCCGTAGAGGGCGATGCCGGGTCGCTGGGCGTTCCAGGCCAGTTCCGGAAAGGCCAGCAATCCGCCGGAATTGACCAGCGAGCGTTGCGGATGGTGGCCCGCAAGCGCCAAACGGTCAGCTATTCGTTGAAAGCGGGCGGCCTGTTCATGGACGAATTCCGCCTGATGCGGCTCGTCCGCCGTGGCCAGGTGACTGATCAGCCATTCCGGCCGCAGCAGCCGCATTTTCCCCAGGGCCCGCGCAACCGCCTCCACGTCGGCTGCGGCAAAGCCCAGCCGGGCCATGCCCGTATCGAACTTCAGGGCAATGGGGATCTGTCGCCCCAGGCGAGCTGCTTCGCGCTCTAATCCGGCCAGCTGATCGAGCCGGGCCACCAGCGGCAGGATACCCTGCTCCGCCACGATCTGGATGTCCTCTACTGATTGCGGCCCCAACAGCGCCAGCACGGTCCCCCGCACAGCGGGCCGCAACCGGGCCGCCTCCTCCACCGTGCCCACGGCGAAAAAATCCGCGCCGACCGCGGCAAGAGCTTCGCCGACGGGAATGAGGCCGTGACCATAGGCGTCGGATTTGATCACGGCGATCAGCCGTTTCCCCCGGGACGACAAAAACCGGTAATTCGCCTGGATGGCTTGAAGGTCGATGGAAACCTTCAGGAGATTGTAATCAATGGGCATGGCAGGGAGTCCTTGGATTGAGGAAATAACGTCGCACATGCGAAACCCGAACATCAGGCGCATATCCGGAATTTTCTGTTATTGAAACAGTTGACGAAAAAATGGATAACCATTATCCAAAGAGAACTTATCTTAGGAAAGAGAAAGGCTATGGACAACGTATTGACTCATCCTGAAAACAATTCCCGGCTGGAGCAGATGGTCTCCAGACTCAAGGAGCAGAACTTCCGGATCACGCCTCAACGGCTGGAAGTTCTCAAGATCCTGGCTTCCAGCAGCGACCACCCCACCGTGGAGCAAATCTATGCCAAGGTTCAGAGGATTTTTCCCACCACAAGCATTGCCACGGTGTATAAGACCGTGGCCCTGCTCCGTGAGATCGGGGAAATTCTCGAACTTGGCTTTCCCGACGGCAGCAATCGCTACGACGGCAGCAAGCCCTTTCCGCATCCCCACGTGATCTGCACCAAATGCCGGAAGATCCTCGACCCGGACCTGACCAGCCTCAGGGACGTGAATCAGGAAGTCTCCCAGCGGACCGGCTTCCGGATCACGACCCATCGCCTGGATTTTTTTGGGGTTTGTGGAGAATGCCAGGAGTGATTTGAAGGTAGGGGGTGAGAAGGGATTGGGCAGGCATGCGATAATTTCCGTGTTGGAAGATGTGGCAACCCATATAACAAACAAGGAGGCCGGAATGAGCGATGCACCAAAACTGACTACCACGGCGGGAGCACCCGTGGCGGACAACCAGAACGCCTTGACCGCCGGGGCTCGCGGTCCGGTTCTGATGCAGGATTATCAGCTACTGGAAAAGCTGGCTCACCAGAACAGGGAACGCATTCCCGAGCGCGTGGTCCATGCCAAGGGCTGGGGAGCCTACGGCACCCTGACCATTACTCACGACATCACCCAGTACACCAAAGCGGCGCCGTTTTCCGAGGTCGGCAAAAAGACCGAGATGTTCGCCAGATTTTCCACCGTGGCCGGCGAACTCGGCGCGGCGGACGCCGAGCGGGATGTACGGGGATTCGCGCTGAAGTTCTACACGGAACAGGGCAACTGGGATCTGGTGGGCAACAACACGCCGGTCTTTTTT harbors:
- a CDS encoding response regulator, which gives rise to MAMFVNIRAWIALGLWLLLPCMASALELTPAEQDYLRELDRVSMCVDPEWPPYERLDEQGNFTGIVERPFNYQIVFKIFVAIALFVFFALNWSSQVRRRNRQLDLLSRQLKEDIAAREQIEHRLKEQSDHLRLVIDTVPNYIFAKDIDGRFLLANKAMADVFGLPPEDVVGKTDRDHSPSDEMVEFFRKADLAVIESGRPLFIPEEKSLRKDGTVGWFQTIKIPYRHPESDRPAILGVAVDITERKLIEEAVRASERRFHQLAEQSRTVIWEVDAQGLFTYVSPLVRKFYGYHPEELVGIKHFFDLIPESDREHCKSQGLRIISLKESIENMESRIQTKDGRILWVLSNGVPLLDENDQVLGFRGADVDITPRKHLEEQIRFKNALQKLIARVSSEFINATSTNIADKINAMLRQYGEFLQVDRTFLFQLSPDEQLILKVHEWCAPGVEAINSVFRDAVVAELPLLAEAAAKREMLMVRDVDQLQEGPDKRLLVRQNVRSMLCLPIVKNDRLWGFYGFDAVRAKRIPDPEQIQVLRIMGHILGDALSRNQFELELQQAKEQAEAATQAKSQFLANMSHEIRTPMNAIIGMTHLALRTEMTPRQQDYLARIDSAAKTLLGVINDILDFSKIEAGKLELEHAVFDLDEVFGNLAAIVGLKAEEKKLRLIFSVAPETPRRLVGDALRLNQVLINLVNNAIKFTRQGEVVVSVELCPDHMSTASSLNHVSDNHACLLFTVRDTGNGMSREQVSQLFQAFTQGDASITRKHGGTGLGLVISRQLVQMMGGVIQVESEVGRGSVFSFALLLEKAADREPSPDLGNAPVFRTAASRLLVVEDMEEVREVLASMLEHYGFRVDVAQNGKEGMAMIRDASDQGEPYDLVLMDWRLPDLDGIDAIRRIRGEASLSKVPEFILVTGFAREEIMHQTREMGIGLLLKPLNRSMLFDAVAQILQPGSSRTSGTGDQVFPEPSAPKISKNLAGRRILLVEDNALNRDLVRELLTPTGVALEMAVNGREGVMREAAEHFDLILMDVQMPEMDGLEATREIRKREQATSPPRRIPIIAMTAHAMAMDREKSLAAGMDDHLTKPVDPEQLKQTLLRWIAPERTEQPMSGAPEAPAAVSPSGGQGAGSGSESPRNLTLPPDILPPFDIPRVLVRCNGNRDLLRRLLAAFGQEHAESMPRLHSLIRQGDFAGARIHAHSLKGAAATLEAADLADAAGNVEAALRDGQLDQLPDLLEKLAVFLEQALLAAVAGFSVTEPTRPSRTRTDIALGQNVGEDVLTSLSELESLLRDNNLRARRKFAELAGQFSGHDVDDQVGALQSSLNNLDFEGALHALKLLMDRLADKKS
- a CDS encoding magnesium transporter, encoding MLTTARHLLEEHFASAAVLGICLGITVSLIGIVRAGPEVALVVALTMVCTVLLRQPGGMSLPFLLNRMKIDTATVSALWSHPLPMSAAY
- the alr gene encoding alanine racemase, producing the protein MPIDYNLLKVSIDLQAIQANYRFLSSRGKRLIAVIKSDAYGHGLIPVGEALAAVGADFFAVGTVEEAARLRPAVRGTVLALLGPQSVEDIQIVAEQGILPLVARLDQLAGLEREAARLGRQIPIALKFDTGMARLGFAAADVEAVARALGKMRLLRPEWLISHLATADEPHQAEFVHEQAARFQRIADRLALAGHHPQRSLVNSGGLLAFPELAWNAQRPGIALYGANPFHGTDLAPLGRELRPAMQVQAPVLAVHALPKGASISYGRTYVADMDKTVAIVAAGYADNYSRGLSNKGWMLIRSQRAKILGRVCMQLTAVDVTEIAGVAPGDAAVLLGEQDGQAITPEELASWWGTITYEVFCLLGMNRREYATS
- the bioB gene encoding biotin synthase BioB, encoding MRNMRTDIFFEHAAEQAAQRGLYRVELHELAQAGFVRTGLEAGFLKAAHALKEAAFPGQIHVCAITSAKTGRCGEDCAFCAQSARFYTDLTPHPLLSEDELVRRGEEALASGISRFGLVASGGRLSPKEIVVVCHAAQRLTQAGIVVDVSPGMLNQEEFKQLREAGIGCIHHNLETSAGFYPRICTSHSWKQRAKVVQAATEAGCSVCSGGIFGMGESWADRVDLALCLRELGVHSVPLNFLNPIAGTPLAHYPVLAAEEALAIIALFRFALPTAHIRIAGGRQRVFGNALQDIFASGASGVMVGDYLTTPGMSMKNFKAAAQSYGLRLV
- a CDS encoding Fur family transcriptional regulator; translated protein: MDNVLTHPENNSRLEQMVSRLKEQNFRITPQRLEVLKILASSSDHPTVEQIYAKVQRIFPTTSIATVYKTVALLREIGEILELGFPDGSNRYDGSKPFPHPHVICTKCRKILDPDLTSLRDVNQEVSQRTGFRITTHRLDFFGVCGECQE
- a CDS encoding diguanylate cyclase domain-containing protein, whose protein sequence is MVEERQARILMVDDELVNIELIADIFDQDHEVLFAVNGEKALEVAMISAPDVILLDVLLPGMDGFEVCTRLKADPLTMDIPVIFITGLGDIAAEAKGLELGAMDYIAKPINPPVVRMRVRNQIELKRARDQLSRLASTDGLTGLANRRRFDEVLSMEHARHIRSGAELGLIMLDIDHFKLFNDTYGHVHGDDCLRAVADVLRESLHRTTDLAARYGGEEFTCILPDTVKAYAVAERIRKGVEDLRIPHGHSPTADHVTISLGVVDTCCTRETSPSQIVARADQELYAAKTQGRNRISYTPSVHCRTAAVGESETGPRDAAVS